TCTCTCAAGACTAAAACATTATCATAATTCCAATGGTTTGGTGTTATTTGCGGACTTGGCGTTATGCGGTTACCTCATCTTGCTCCTCCCCCTCTTTGGGACAGTTTGGCTTGGTGAAGTCCAGAGGCCCTTCCCACTCCTCCTGCAGGTGGGCCTGGGACAAGGGAACACCTCCCGGGTGCtgcgaggaagaggaggaggataaagatGGGTCTGGTGATTGTATCCCTTCCCTCTTGATGGGCTTCTTCATGCTCAGGTCCAGTGTCCCATTCTCATCCACTTCAATATCAATTTCCTGAAGGTACAAGGACtatgttagcgtgtgtgtgtgtgtgtgtgtgtgtgtgtgtgtgtgtgtgtgtgtgtgtgtgtgtgtgtgtgtgtgtgtgtgtgtgtgtgtgtgtgtgtgtgtgtgtgtgtgtgtgtgtgtgcaccagtggagactgctgaggggaggacggctcataataatgtctggaaaggagtaaatggaatggcatcaaacacatggaattcATGTGATTGatgcatttgataccattccactgattacaccccagccattaccatgagcccatcctccccaattaaggtgccaccaacctcctctagtgtgtacagatgtaggatcctaatttgatcactattttgttAATGAGACTTTTCCTGGGCTTCTCGCAGAAGCTCAGGAAAATTCCTGCAGATGAGCttctgatttacataaattcacacaAAAGAAACACTAATAcgtggttatattaacagtattgaacttttcatgtagcctacttttggccagctaatagcctaaccacagaTCAagaaacattatggactaaacgttcaaatcctgttgctgcaggataattttgctgtgacaatataggtcaaattTAGATCCGACACCTGTATATTTATGTACACTGATGACAAAAGTTAGAAGTTCTCAAGATCAGGTTGATTCGCCAGAAAGTGCATGGTCAAGTAATGCAGTGAGTCCAATAAATACTTTCAAGAGGGAAAGACTTTGTAAAGTCAACTACCAACACCAAAAGGATAGGCTGGGCTGGGTAGCAGAGAGGCGGCCTACCTTGCCGGCTGCGTCCTGCTGTTTGGTGCTAAGGTTCTCGGGCCTTTCCCAGCAGCGCGTGGACAGGTTCAGGATGGCAGTGGCAGCCATGTGAGCAGCCTCGGCATCATGGGAGTAATCGTAGCCgctggaggacgaggaggagctGCTCTTTGCATATTCTCCTGACATGCTGTGGCTTGGGGACGAGGCCTTAGGGAATGGTTtagctgtggaggagagagagggtggaagtcCAAATGAGAATTCATCCTCCCAGTTGAACATGCACCAAGCTACCATTACAGTTCTCCCTATAACCAACCAATTTCTCTCATGAACACTGACGTAACAAATTAAAGTAATGTTTTGGTAGTTAAGGAATGGTTTCCAACAGAAATTCAACAAATGCCAAGATCATCATCAtttcttcggaaagtattcagaccccttgactttttccacattttgttgaattacagccttattctaaaatggattagaaaacaaaatcctcagcaatctacacaaaataccccatgacaaagcaaaaacattttttcatttttttttcttctaatttatatatatataaataataataacagaaataccttatttacataagtattcagaccctttgctatgagactcgaaattgagctcaggtgcatcctgtttccattaatcatccttgagatgtttctacaacttgattggagtccacctgtggtaaattcaattgattggacatgatctggaaaggcaTATTCATGTCTATATAAGGGcccatagttgacagtgtatgtcagagcaaaaaccaagccatggggttgaaggaattgtccgtagagctccgtgataggattgtgtcgaggcacagatctggggaagggtaccaaaaaatgtctgcagcattgaaggtccccaagaacacagtggcctccatcattcttaaatggaagaagtttggaaccaccaagactcttcctagagctgagcaATCAAGGGatcagggccttggtcagggaggtgaccaagaacccaatggtcactctgacagagctctagagttcctctgtggagatgggagaacctaccagtaggacaactatctctgcgcactccaccaatcaggcctttatggtagagtggccagatggatgcCACTgcctttgccaaaaggcacctaaagactctcagaccatgagaaacaaaattctctggtctgatgaaaccaagattgaacactttggcctgaatgccaagcgtcacatctggagaaaacctggcaacatccctacggtgaagcatggtggtggcagcatcatgctgtggggatgttttcagcggcagggactgggagactagtcaggatcgaggcaaagatgaacggagaaaagtacagagagatccttgatgaaaacctgctccagagcgctcaggacctccgactggggaaaaggttccccttccaacaggacaacgacccctaagcacacagctaagacaacacaggagtggcttcaggaaaaGTCTCTAAATgtttttgagtggcccagccagagcccggacttgaactcgaatgaacatctttggagagacctgaaaatagctgtgcagcaacacttcccatctaacctgacagagcttgagaggatctgcagagaatgggagaaactccccaaatacaggtgtgcaaagcttgtagcatcatactcaaGCAGAATttaggtgtcacgacttccgccaaagttggtccctctccttgttcgggcggcgttcgaagtcgccgaccttctagccatcgctgatcctcttttcattttcctttggttttgtcttgtcttgtatcacacctggttccaatcccattcattacatgttgtgtatttaaccctctgttccccctcattgtccttgtcggtgattgtttgttttgtAAGCTATGTGCAagatatgttctggtgtgcgacggtTTTGTACCcaattgtattattttgtatattttggttttcagAGTTTTTTTTAACACTTATTAAGCTGCTCTGTTTTATACCAAGTttgttctcctgcgcctgacttccctgccaccagcacacACCCTTAcattaggctgtaatcgctgccataggtgcttcaacaaagcactgagtaaagggtctgaatgattAAGTAAAcataatatttctgtttttaattttctaTACaaataaacatttctaaaaatctgtttttgctttgtcggtaagatgtattgtgtgtagattgatgaggggggaaaaacaatttaacacattttagaataaggctgtaatgtaacaaaatgtggaaaaagtcaaggggtctgaatactttccgaaagtattcataccccttgttcTACAACctcaattcaaaatggattagatggtgtgtttttttgtcacccatctacacaccataacttataatgacaaagtgaaaacctgtttttagaaatctttgcaaatgtacatacagtaccagtcaaatgtttggatacacctactcattccagggtttttctttattttactattttctacattgtagaataatagtgaagacatcacaactatgaaataacacatatggaatcatgtagtaaccaaaaaagtgttaaacaaatctaaatatattttatgtttgagattcttcaaagtagccaccctttgcctcgatgacagctttgcaaactcttggaattctctcaacaggcttcatgaggtagtcacctggaatttatttaaattaacAAGTCTGCCtcgttaaaagttcatttgtggcaAGAAGgtgagacatgaaggtcagtcaatcgtgaaaatatcaagaactttgagtgcagtcgcaaaaaccatcaagtgctatgatgaaagtggctctcatgaggaccaccacaggaaaggagacccagcgttacctctgctggagaggataagttcattagagttaccagcctcagaaattgcagcccaaataaatgcttcacagaggtcaagttacagacacatctcaacatcaactgttcaaaggagactgcgtgaaacaGGTCTTCATgatcgaatttctgcaaagaaaccactactaaaggacaccaataagaagaagagacttgcttgggccaagaaacatgagcaatggacattagaccggtggaaatctgtcctttggtctgatgaatccaaatttgagatttttggttccaaccgctgtgtctgtgtgagacgcagagtaggtgaacggatgatctctgcatgtgtagttcccacggTGAAGCATAGAGgacgaggtgtgatggtgtgggggtgctttgctggtgacactgtctgtgtgatttatttagaattcaaggcacacttaaccagcacggctaccacagcattctgcagcgatacgccatcccatctggttcgcgcttagtgggactatcatttgcttttcaacTGCACTATGacccaacaaatcaaatcaaattgtattgatcacatatttagcagatgttattgagggtgtagagaaatgttggtgttcctagctccaacagtgcagtaatatctaacaattgacaacaatacacacaaatctaaaagtaaaataatggaattaagaaatatataaatattaggacgagcaatgtcggagtggcattgactaaaatacagtacaatagaatacagaatatacatatgaaatgaataaagcagtatgtaaacattattaaaatgactagtgttctattattaaagtgactagtgattccatgtctatgtatatagggcagcagcctctaaggtgcagggttgagtaaccgggtggtagccggctagtgatggctatttaacagtctgattgccttgaaatagaagctgtttttcattctcttggtcccagctttgatgcacctgtactgaccttgccttcacccctagcggggtgaacaggctgtggctcgggtggttgatgtccttgatgatctttttggccttcatgtgacatcgggtgctgtaggtgtcctgtagggcaggcagtgtgACCCCAGTGATGTTTTGGGCAGACCGcaacaccctctggagagccctgcggctgCGGGCAGtgcagtaccaggcggtgatacagcctgacaggatgctcttaattgtacatctgtaaaagtttgtgagggtcttagaggccaagccaaatttcttccacctcctgaggttgaagaggcgctattgcgccttcttcaccacactgtctctgtgggtggaccatttcagctcGTCAGTGTtttgtatgccgaggaacttgaagctttctaccttctccactgcggtcccgtcaatgtggatagggttGTGGTCCCTCTGCttcttcctgaagtccacaatcagctcctttgttttgttgacgttgagggagaggttattttcctggcaccactccgccagggccctcaccttcctcgttattgttggtaatcaggcctacaatggttgtgtcgtctgcaaacttgatgattgagttggagtgtgtggccacacagtcatgggtgaacagagagtacaggagggggctgagcacgcacccttgtgggggccCGTGTGTTGAGGAtaagtgaagtggaggtgttgtttcctaacttcaccacctggaggcggcccgtcaggaaatccaggacccagttgcacagggcgggattCAGACCCAGGTCCCcaaacttaatgatgagcttggagggtattatggtgttgaaggctgagctatagtcaatgaacagaattcttacatcctcttgtctagatgggatagggcagtgtgcactgcaatggcgattgcatcgtctgtggatatattggggtggtaagcaaattgaagtgggtctagggtgtccggtaaggtagaggtgatatgatccttaactagcctctcaaagcacttcatgataaccgaagtgagtgctatggggcgatagtcatttagttcagttacctttgctttcttgggtacaggaacaatggtggacatcttgaagcaagtggggacagcagactgggatagggagagattgaatgtctccataaacactccagccagctggtctgcacatgctctgaggacaatgctagggatgctgtctgggccgtcagccttgcgaggattaacacgcttaaatgttgGACTCATGTCGGCCATGGAgaatgagagcccacagtccttggtaggaGGTCTATGGAGAGGTTACAACAGCGGAGTCTGGGACCAGTCCTGCTATTACTCTGACTGTTGGTGAGGAAACAGTTCAAACTGACCAATGCCAGGAAGGTTGCAGGACCTATGGATTCAGACTCCGGGTGCTCAAGGACTGTGCAACAACATCCAGTCCCATCTTCTAGCCCGCCAACTCCAGGTCATGCAGTTACATCCTTCCACCATCACCTGGGTCATGGACTACCTCACTGACAGGCCGCAGTGGGTCAGACTACTGAACCACTCGGTCTCAGACAACATCATCACTAACACAGATGCCCCACAAGGGACGGTTTTGTCACcattcctcttcatcctctaCACAGCAGACTGCTGGCACGCCCAAGCCTCCTGTCGCCTACAAATGTTTTCAGATGATTCAGCCATTGTAGGCTGTATTACAAAGGATGATGATTCCCTATACAGGGAGGAAATATCTTAATTTGTGGCATGGTGCAGCTGAAACCGCCTGGAGCTGAATGGGTCTAAAACCAATGAGCTGGTGATAgacttcaggaggaaggagagtgcGTCTGCTGTGGTCATCAATGGGGTCACTGTGGAAAGGGTGGACTCGTACAAATACCTGGGGGTGGTGATTGACGATAAGCTGCAGTGGAAAGATAACACCGCCATAGTTTTTAAAAACAATCTAGAGCCCACCCTAGATAAGCGGAACCTCAAGAAGCTCAGGAGTATAGAGGCCAACACTAGCCACGCCCTCCACAGTATCTGGCTGGAGCATCGCAGTGCGATTGCAGACCGATTTATTTTTCCTAAAACAGAGCGTTTCCGCGGACCCTTTTTACCATATGCTATGAGGCTTTTAACACGAACATTTCGGTTTTTATATCCATTGATGATGTGCTGCTTTtaatgtctgtgtgtctttgttgTATTTTTATGGCGTATTTATTGGTAATGTATGTATTGGCTGGTGCAATCAAATTTCTCCTCTGGGGGATTAATAAAGTACAATTTTATCTTATCTTAAGGCCCTTCAAGGTTGAAGATTGAGGACTCGAGAACTTTTGTCTCTAATACATACATTTTTAGCCCCTTAATGTTATCAGATCTGATGACCGTTCAATTACCATAATAAATAACCTTATTATTAATGTGCTATAAAGATTATATCTGCTTTCCCTGCATTCTCATAGTTTTTAATTATTTCTGCCAAGATCATCTTACATTTGATGGCTTTGGGTGAGGATTGACTGGTGGCGGGCATCTTTGGAACCAGCATAGGCTTCCCAAACACCTGGACGTCGAAGCTTGCATAGTCGAAGGAAACCTTGGAGTATTTCTCCAGCTCTTTGGCCAAGTTGGCGCGGGGTGTGGTGGGCACCATGTTGGGTCTGTAGCCATACTGAGGGATCTCTAGCTGCTTCACAAAACACATTGgtctgttggagagagagagagtcagaacaTTATGTGCAAGAGAAAGGGTATAATATGAGTAAAACGCATCGGAGACGGACAGCTATTTAAGtaaggggagaaagggaggaggagagggggctcACCTGAGAACTCTGTCTGAGTGGGGGCTCCCAGTTGAGGGCTCGCTGACTGAAGGCTGGGGGTGACTGAGGGTGACTTGGCCCCCCTTGGCGAGTTTCTCTGCAGCTGCGATGGGACAACCggacagactgagacagacaaagagagacagtgaTAATTAATCAATTGTTTCCCTTTTGATTGACTAACTTTGTGACTAGAACTACAGCTCATCAACAGCTCATTTACCATACACTCAATGATAGTCTTTAAGTGTAGGGATAAAAGGTAAATGTGAGGTTATAATCGTTGGACAGTATAATACCTGCGGTGCGTGTTGCGATTGCTGTTGACGTGACCTTGGCCTGTGCATCCTGGAGTTGGACACTTCAGCACGTTCTCGTGCATGGCCAGGACTAGGGAAATGGAGGcaaagagacatagacagagagatgtaTGCATGTGTGACAAGTCTGCATATTGTTCAAAGCAGTAATGTTTCCCTTTGGTAGTACTGTATTAGTATTCTGCTAGTACAACAAACAAAAGTACTCACTCTCAGGTGGGATCCTGTCTTTGTGAGGGCACCCAGAGAGGCTGCGGTGGTGGGGGTACAGCCCAGTCACATGGCCCGTCCCATCACACCCAGGGGTGGGGCATTTCACCTCTTTCTTGTCTGGATGGAAAGGGGAGAGAAGTTGAGTGAGCAGGATAATAATTGGAAGATTAATCTATGGTGGGTTAAAAGATATCTTGATAAACCATAAACTGTCCTACCTTTGCTGTGGTGTCCTCTGTGTCGCATGGCTGGGTCCATGGGTTTGCTGGCCCTGTCCTCGGGGCTGTGGTAGCGCTGGTCCTTGGGAGACTGTTGGTCGTCGTGCGGCCCTCTCACCTGCTCGGCCTTCAGGGCGATGGCTTGCTCCAGCAGCCCCAAGTTCCCCCGGGTCATATCCCAGGTCTCAGAGTCATCTGTCACGCCTGAACCCTGTGAGAGacagtcatcttcctcctcctcttcctcctcctcctcagatcGTATCTCGATGACCACTGTGGTAGGTGAGGCTTTGTGAGATTCTTGGTCTTCTTCTTCCACCTCCCCTGCTtctgtttcctcctctccttcctcctcctcttcctcctcttctgtcaATGGGGTACCAATCTTTACCTCCTCCAGTGCCACTTCTGTATCCTCACATCCCTGAGCAAGCGTACTAGAGGCAAGAGAGATGGCAGGCTCCACGtggaccacctcctcctcctcttcctcctccttctcttccattACCTTCTTCtcagtctcctctccctccttctcttcctcttcttcttcctcatcTCCTTCCACTTTTGCCTGATGCCTGCTGTAGTCACCACTGGAGTACTGATGATCTGAGTTCTCCTGACCCACACattgcctctcctcctctttctcttcctccaccccctcttcttcctcttcttcctcttcttcctcgtcTCCTACCTCCTCCTTTTGCTTCTCCTCAATCTCTGTTCTCCCTGTTTCATCGTTGCCTTTGGGCTGCTCTGTTGTTCTGTATTCATCAACTGTCCCcgcatcttcctcctcctcctcctcctcctctgcggCCTGTATCTCTGCCACTTCTTGCACCTCCTCTTTgcgtctgtctgtcgctgtctctgcctctgtttcCCCTTCTGCCTCTGTGGAAGCCTGCTGTTGGATTGTGGTGGCTGCCTCTGTGTCCTGCTGCAGAGCCTCTGCTTCAGGTGCAGCTATGGTGTCGAACTCGACAGACTTCTCTTTTTCTGTGTCTTCGGGTAACACCTGTGCGCAATTGGCTGTGTACAGTGCAGAGTTGATAGGTTATTGCTAAAGAGAGAGCTGTTCCCTATATATTTGTCTTTCCATCATTACTTACTTTAGTATCATTATCAATATCAATATGTACCACTGTAATAGCCAATAACAATCCAtgataaatgtgatattttcctTGGATCGTGGTCTTCTCTTGACTCACCTTTCATGGACTCCAGCGGGTTTGGCGTTTTattgttttctttctctttctgttcctcatcctctgactcctcctcctcctcatgctCCACCTCACTGCCAGCATCACTGTCTGCTGCGTTGAAACCCTCGTCCATGGCCAACTTCAGGGACGGGGACTTTTTCTTAGGGGCGGGCTGATTCTCTTCTGCCTCTGCCTCCGCCTCCGCAAGTTTCCTCTTCTTCACTATTGGGCATCCGAGAACGCTGTGGGTGCAAGGTGAGGAGATGGTAAGAGACTATTGAATTCCCCTTCAAATGTATATTTTACACTATACGTTGAATTTGTTATGGTGCTTTTAATCAATGACCCAAAGTTGAGATCTATTTTAAAAAACTGTGAACTTGAGTGCTAAGAGTTAGTGgtagttagtatagttagtatatcATACCTTTTGTGTCGTGAATATCTCCCACTGACATGGCCTGAACCATCACATCCAGGGGTGGGGCAACTACTTAGTGATACAAAcagaaaacaaacatttgtttTCTTCAGTTGCGCAATGGATACGTTCAAACTCTGTATGTGCTTTCCAGTTCATCACCAGCCCAGTTTATTTGCTCTGAATATCTGCATGCTCTGGTTTAAGTCCACTGGGCCAgtctaaatattacatttatcAGGGCTGGGCTACATGTATACAGTAATAGGAAAACTGTGTCTGTGAATTTAATGCCGTAGCATAAAACATTGTCCTCTCTCACCTTAACTCTGTTCCCACGAGTTCACTGGGTACTGGGGAGTAAAAAGACAAACGGTGAACATCCAAAAGACACACTTATCCTAAATGCACTCCAAATGAAGCTGTTTCCATTAGTATCATGCGTTTGTGCGTGCATTTGTGTGGCCCCAGCTCACCTCTGATGCCTTTTGAGC
The window above is part of the Salmo salar chromosome ssa15, Ssal_v3.1, whole genome shotgun sequence genome. Proteins encoded here:
- the LOC106572224 gene encoding myelin transcription factor 1 isoform X6 encodes the protein MSQEAAETRTRTRSKGIRVPSELVGTELSSCPTPGCDGSGHVSGRYSRHKSVLGCPIVKKRKLAEAEAEAEENQPAPKKKSPSLKLAMDEGFNAADSDAGSEVEHEEEEESEDEEQKEKENNKTPNPLESMKANCAQVLPEDTEKEKSVEFDTIAAPEAEALQQDTEAATTIQQQASTEAEGETEAETATDRRKEEVQEVAEIQAAEEEEEEEEDAGTVDEYRTTEQPKGNDETGRTEIEEKQKEEVGDEEEEEEEEEEGVEEEKEEERQCVGQENSDHQYSSGDYSRHQAKVEGDEEEEEEEKEGEETEKKVMEEKEEEEEEEVVHVEPAISLASSTLAQGCEDTEVALEEVKIGTPLTEEEEEEEEGEEETEAGEVEEEDQESHKASPTTVVIEIRSEEEEEEEEEDDCLSQGSGVTDDSETWDMTRGNLGLLEQAIALKAEQVRGPHDDQQSPKDQRYHSPEDRASKPMDPAMRHRGHHSKDKKEVKCPTPGCDGTGHVTGLYPHHRSLSGCPHKDRIPPEILAMHENVLKCPTPGCTGQGHVNSNRNTHRSLSGCPIAAAEKLAKGGQVTLSHPQPSVSEPSTGSPHSDRVLRPMCFVKQLEIPQYGYRPNMVPTTPRANLAKELEKYSKVSFDYASFDVQVFGKPMLVPKMPATSQSSPKAIKSKPFPKASSPSHSMSGEYAKSSSSSSSSGYDYSHDAEAAHMAATAILNLSTRCWERPENLSTKQQDAAGKEIDIEVDENGTLDLSMKKPIKREGIQSPDPSLSSSSSSQHPGGVPLSQAHLQEEWEGPLDFTKPNCPKEGEEQDEMDFVAHSYTSSDAEDDDIAQESMEDRKYPGEVTTSSFKVQFSPKDCKKEVLLCPTPGCDGSGHITGNYASHRSLSGCPLADKSLRTLMAAHSAELKCPTPGCDGSGHITGNYASHRSLSGCPRAKKGAVKTTPTKDDKEDSELLSRCPVPGCDSLGHISGKYATHRSAYGCPLAARRQKEGLLNGSPFSWKAFKTEGPTCPTPGCDGSGHANGSFLTHRSLSGCPRASANKKRSRFPGDEYITAKFRASDVLDNDEDIKQLNNEIRELSESNSEMEDDMMNLHTQISSMENNLKSMEEENKQIEERNDALYMELSGLSQALIRSLSNIRLPHMQEPMSEQNFDTYVDTLTHMFSNKDCYQNPENRAVLESINQAVKGIEV
- the LOC106572224 gene encoding myelin transcription factor 1 isoform X7 — protein: MSQEAAETRTRTRSKGIRVPSELVGTELSCPTPGCDGSGHVSGRYSRHKSVLGCPIVKKRKLAEAEAEAEENQPAPKKKSPSLKLAMDEGFNAADSDAGSEVEHEEEEESEDEEQKEKENNKTPNPLESMKANCAQVLPEDTEKEKSVEFDTIAAPEAEALQQDTEAATTIQQQASTEAEGETEAETATDRRKEEVQEVAEIQAAEEEEEEEEDAGTVDEYRTTEQPKGNDETGRTEIEEKQKEEVGDEEEEEEEEEEGVEEEKEEERQCVGQENSDHQYSSGDYSRHQAKVEGDEEEEEEEKEGEETEKKVMEEKEEEEEEEVVHVEPAISLASSTLAQGCEDTEVALEEVKIGTPLTEEEEEEEEGEEETEAGEVEEEDQESHKASPTTVVIEIRSEEEEEEEEEDDCLSQGSGVTDDSETWDMTRGNLGLLEQAIALKAEQVRGPHDDQQSPKDQRYHSPEDRASKPMDPAMRHRGHHSKDKKEVKCPTPGCDGTGHVTGLYPHHRSLSGCPHKDRIPPEILAMHENVLKCPTPGCTGQGHVNSNRNTHRSLSGCPIAAAEKLAKGGQVTLSHPQPSVSEPSTGSPHSDRVLRPMCFVKQLEIPQYGYRPNMVPTTPRANLAKELEKYSKVSFDYASFDVQVFGKPMLVPKMPATSQSSPKAIKSKPFPKASSPSHSMSGEYAKSSSSSSSSGYDYSHDAEAAHMAATAILNLSTRCWERPENLSTKQQDAAGKEIDIEVDENGTLDLSMKKPIKREGIQSPDPSLSSSSSSQHPGGVPLSQAHLQEEWEGPLDFTKPNCPKEGEEQDEMDFVAHSYTSSDAEDDDIAQESMEDRKYPGEVTTSSFKVQFSPKDCKKEVLLCPTPGCDGSGHITGNYASHRSLSGCPLADKSLRTLMAAHSAELKCPTPGCDGSGHITGNYASHRSLSGCPRAKKGAVKTTPTKDDKEDSELLSRCPVPGCDSLGHISGKYATHRSAYGCPLAARRQKEGLLNGSPFSWKAFKTEGPTCPTPGCDGSGHANGSFLTHRSLSGCPRASANKKRSRFPGDEYITAKFRASDVLDNDEDIKQLNNEIRELSESNSEMEDDMMNLHTQISSMENNLKSMEEENKQIEERNDALYMELSGLSQALIRSLSNIRLPHMQEPMSEQNFDTYVDTLTHMFSNKDCYQNPENRAVLESINQAVKGIEV
- the LOC106572224 gene encoding myelin transcription factor 1 isoform X5 — translated: MKLCKTFLENEFRGQLLNQRWTRGDRISRFCETKRSLRIKMSQEAAETRTRTRSKGIRVPSELVGTELSSCPTPGCDGSGHVSGRYSRHKSVLGCPIVKKRKLAEAEAEAEENQPAPKKKSPSLKLAMDEGFNAADSDAGSEVEHEEEEESEDEEQKEKENNKTPNPLESMKANCAQVLPEDTEKEKSVEFDTIAAPEAEALQQDTEAATTIQQQASTEAEGETEAETATDRRKEEVQEVAEIQAAEEEEEEEEDAGTVDEYRTTEQPKGNDETGRTEIEEKQKEEVGDEEEEEEEEEEGVEEEKEEERQCVGQENSDHQYSSGDYSRHQAKVEGDEEEEEEEKEGEETEKKVMEEKEEEEEEEVVHVEPAISLASSTLAQGCEDTEVALEEVKIGTPLTEEEEEEEEGEEETEAGEVEEEDQESHKASPTTVVIEIRSEEEEEEEEEDDCLSQGSGVTDDSETWDMTRGNLGLLEQAIALKAEQVRGPHDDQQSPKDQRYHSPEDRASKPMDPAMRHRGHHSKDKKEVKCPTPGCDGTGHVTGLYPHHRSLSGCPHKDRIPPEILAMHENVLKCPTPGCTGQGHVNSNRNTHRSLSGCPIAAAEKLAKGGQVTLSHPQPSVSEPSTGSPHSDRVLRPMCFVKQLEIPQYGYRPNMVPTTPRANLAKELEKYSKVSFDYASFDVQVFGKPMLVPKMPATSQSSPKAIKSKPFPKASSPSHSMSGEYAKSSSSSSSSGYDYSHDAEAAHMAATAILNLSTRCWERPENLSTKQQDAAGKHPGGVPLSQAHLQEEWEGPLDFTKPNCPKEGEEQDEMDFVAHSYTSSDAEDDDIAQESMEDRKYPGEVTTSSFKVQFSPKDCKKEVLLCPTPGCDGSGHITGNYASHRSLSGCPLADKSLRTLMAAHSAELKCPTPGCDGSGHITGNYASHRSLSGCPRAKKGAVKTTPTKDDKEDSELLSRCPVPGCDSLGHISGKYATHRSAYGCPLAARRQKEGLLNGSPFSWKAFKTEGPTCPTPGCDGSGHANGSFLTHRSLSGCPRASANKKRSRFPGDEYITAKFRASDVLDNDEDIKQLNNEIRELSESNSEMEDDMMNLHTQISSMENNLKSMEEENKQIEERNDALYMELSGLSQALIRSLSNIRLPHMQEPMSEQNFDTYVDTLTHMFSNKDCYQNPENRAVLESINQAVKGIEV
- the LOC106572224 gene encoding myelin transcription factor 1 isoform X3, with the protein product MKLCKTFLENEFRGQLLNQRWTRGDRISRFCETKRSLRIKMSQEAAETRTRTRSKGIRVPSELVGTELSSCPTPGCDGSGHVSGRYSRHKSVLGCPIVKKRKLAEAEAEAEENQPAPKKKSPSLKLAMDEGFNAADSDAGSEVEHEEEEESEDEEQKEKENNKTPNPLESMKANCAQVLPEDTEKEKSVEFDTIAAPEAEALQQDTEAATTIQQQASTEAEGETEAETATDRRKEEVQEVAEIQAAEEEEEEEEDAGTVDEYRTTEQPKGNDETGRTEIEEKQKEEVGDEEEEEEEEEEGVEEEKEEERQCVGQENSDHQYSSGDYSRHQAKVEGDEEEEEEEKEGEETEKKVMEEKEEEEEEEVVHVEPAISLASSTLAQGCEDTEVALEEVKIGTPLTEEEEEEEEGEEETEAGEVEEEDQESHKASPTTVVIEIRSEEEEEEEEEDDCLSQGSGVTDDSETWDMTRGNLGLLEQAIALKAEQVRGPHDDQQSPKDQRYHSPEDRASKPMDPAMRHRGHHSKDKKEVKCPTPGCDGTGHVTGLYPHHRSLSGCPHKDRIPPEILAMHENVLKCPTPGCTGQGHVNSNRNTHRSLSGCPIAAAEKLAKGGQVTLSHPQPSVSEPSTGSPHSDRVLRPMCFVKQLEIPQYGYRPNMVPTTPRANLAKELEKYSKVSFDYASFDVQVFGKPMLVPKMPATSQSSPKAIKSKPFPKASSPSHSMSGEYAKSSSSSSSSGYDYSHDAEAAHMAATAILNLSTRCWERPENLSTKQQDAAGKEIDIEVDENGTLDLSMKKPIKREGIQSPDPSLSSSSSSQHPGGVPLSQAHLQEEWEGPLDFTKPNCPKEGEEQDEMDFVAHSYTSSDAEDDDIAQESMEDRKYPGEVTTSSFKVQFSPKDCKKEVLLLSGCPLADKSLRTLMAAHSAELKCPTPGCDGSGHITGNYASHRSLSGCPRAKKGAVKTTPTKDDKEDSELLSRCPVPGCDSLGHISGKYATHRSAYGCPLAARRQKEGLLNGSPFSWKAFKTEGPTCPTPGCDGSGHANGSFLTHRSLSGCPRASANKKRSRFPGDEYITAKFRASDVLDNDEDIKQLNNEIRELSESNSEMEDDMMNLHTQISSMENNLKSMEEENKQIEERNDALYMELSGLSQALIRSLSNIRLPHMQEPMSEQNFDTYVDTLTHMFSNKDCYQNPENRAVLESINQAVKGIEV